One Granulicella sp. 5B5 DNA window includes the following coding sequences:
- a CDS encoding VWA domain-containing protein, with product MHTAAPPPPAMPKDLKPAIVDGDVAARATSANGGEIRVNVDMVLVPVSVTDPMDRLVTGLEKENFAVFDNNLQQTIKSFGTEDAPLSIGIVFDLSGSMQSKFIRARKALSEFLHTCNPQDEFFVVGFNDRPAILVDYTSDVEDVEARMVMLKPQNRTALIDAIYLGVNKLKSAKWQRKALLVISDGGDNRSRYTEGELKRVIRESEVQIYSIGIFDQYAATEEEQNGPILLNDISTATGGRLFKVLDLQDLADIAERISEELRDEYVIGYTPSDRKRDGQYRKLKVRLIPPPGLPALMAHSREGYYAPTQ from the coding sequence GTGCATACCGCTGCGCCGCCGCCTCCAGCGATGCCCAAGGACCTGAAACCGGCGATCGTCGACGGTGATGTCGCAGCCCGAGCCACTTCGGCCAACGGCGGGGAGATCCGCGTGAATGTAGACATGGTGTTGGTGCCGGTTAGCGTGACCGATCCCATGGACCGCCTCGTTACCGGGCTTGAGAAGGAAAACTTCGCGGTATTCGACAACAATCTACAGCAAACCATCAAAAGTTTCGGTACCGAGGACGCGCCGCTCTCCATCGGCATCGTCTTTGACCTCAGCGGCAGCATGCAGTCCAAGTTCATCCGGGCGCGCAAAGCGCTCAGCGAGTTTTTGCACACTTGCAACCCGCAGGACGAGTTCTTCGTCGTAGGTTTCAACGACCGGCCGGCGATCCTGGTCGATTACACGTCGGATGTGGAGGATGTAGAAGCCCGAATGGTGATGCTGAAGCCCCAGAACCGGACCGCGCTGATCGATGCCATCTACCTGGGCGTGAACAAGCTCAAGTCGGCTAAATGGCAGCGCAAGGCCCTGCTCGTGATCTCCGATGGCGGCGACAACCGCAGCCGGTATACGGAGGGCGAGCTGAAGCGGGTCATCCGCGAGAGTGAGGTCCAGATCTACTCCATCGGCATCTTCGACCAGTATGCGGCCACCGAAGAAGAGCAGAATGGGCCGATCCTGCTGAACGATATCTCCACAGCGACCGGCGGCAGGCTCTTCAAGGTGCTCGACTTGCAGGACCTTGCCGACATCGCCGAGCGCATCAGCGAGGAGCTACGCGATGAATATGTCATTGGCTATACCCCTTCGGATCGCAAGCGGGACGGCCAATATCGTAAATTGAAGGTGCGACTCATTCCACCGCCAGGCTTGCCTGCGCTCATGGCGCATAGTCGCGAGGGGTACTATGCACCAACGCAGTAA